From the Mangifera indica cultivar Alphonso chromosome 10, CATAS_Mindica_2.1, whole genome shotgun sequence genome, one window contains:
- the LOC123227861 gene encoding uncharacterized protein LOC123227861 has translation MYGLTKLGTVLTIVFSVSLLALLANLLYVLWRKQVFRRRNSPDIPPGDPFYKFSSSKEQLLYFFCLKNQSRIEPAGNPTVSDPPESAAVVVAVDDDDVANWQLGMYGPSRVLFTIREEEREGTETSEAENDQRAKSKTVRLEGESGAVVVKVADVGVDYDDPTPFSTPCASTPYFTPSPSPTHVKYSPENDMSFLSVAVCSE, from the coding sequence ATGTACGGTTTAACGAAGCTAGGCACTGTGCTCACTATAGTATTTTCAGTCTCTCTTTTGGCGTTATTAGCCAATCTTCTTTATGTTTTATGGCGGAAGCAAGTTTTCCGGCGACGGAACAGCCCTGATATACCTCCAGGGGACCCGTTTTACAAATTTTCGTCATCGAAGGAGCAGCTTCTGTACTTTTTCTGCTTGAAGAACCAGTCCCGGATCGAACCCGCGGGAAACCCAACGGTTTCGGACCCGCCAGAGTCGGCGGCAGTGGTGGTGGCGGTTGACGATGATGACGTGGCGAATTGGCAGCTGGGGATGTACGGACCGTCGAGGGTTTTGTTCACTattagagaagaagagagagaagggACCGAGACGTCCGAAGCTGAGAATGATCAGAGAGCGAAGAGCAAAACGGTGCGTTTAGAGGGTGAGAGTGGTGCGGTTGTGGTAAAAGTGGCAGATGTTGGTGTTGATTATGACGATCCGACGCCGTTTTCCACTCCGTGTGCTTCGACTCCGTACTTCACACCTTCGCCGTCTCCCACTCACGTTAAGTACTCACCGGAAAACGACATGTCGTTTCTTAGTGTAGCAGTCTGTAGCGAGTAG